The following coding sequences are from one Candidatus Aegiribacteria sp. window:
- a CDS encoding 4Fe-4S binding protein, with the protein MYWYRLVIFVREKTRRLVQFSSLFLANLYVKGWINGTIFTGKSKMFCVPGLHCYSCPSSVLACPVGSVQNILSTDGFLGGIATGRPDAVILLGVIGFMLVFGFIAGRFACGWICPFGLLQDLIYKIPSPKIRIPVSWRDAKYAILLIFVVILPLALRTVAGAGGDPWFCKVICPSGTLTAGIPLVLHDSGVTLQTGFLFSWKTVVLVLILLWSVTSKRPFCRVLCPLGAFWGLAGKASVFRMRVDSSCVKCDKCMSVCPVDIAIYKEPNSAECIRCGKCIDVCPVNAIHHDTRKRGGS; encoded by the coding sequence ATGTATTGGTATAGGCTAGTGATATTTGTAAGGGAAAAAACCCGCAGACTGGTTCAGTTCTCATCACTTTTTCTTGCAAATCTTTACGTCAAGGGATGGATCAACGGAACGATCTTTACAGGCAAATCCAAGATGTTCTGTGTTCCCGGACTTCACTGTTATTCGTGCCCTTCGAGTGTTCTTGCATGTCCTGTTGGGTCGGTTCAGAATATTCTTTCAACGGATGGATTTCTGGGAGGCATAGCAACCGGAAGACCTGACGCGGTTATTCTTCTGGGAGTTATCGGTTTTATGCTGGTTTTCGGATTTATAGCCGGTAGATTCGCCTGCGGCTGGATATGTCCTTTCGGGCTTTTGCAGGATCTTATCTATAAAATTCCATCACCGAAAATCAGGATTCCCGTTTCATGGAGAGATGCCAAGTATGCGATCCTTCTTATTTTTGTCGTCATTCTTCCTTTGGCTCTCAGGACTGTAGCAGGCGCAGGGGGCGATCCCTGGTTCTGCAAGGTCATCTGCCCCTCCGGAACACTCACAGCTGGAATACCTCTTGTTCTTCATGATTCCGGTGTTACCCTCCAGACGGGTTTCCTGTTTTCATGGAAAACCGTTGTGCTTGTTCTTATTCTACTATGGTCAGTTACTTCAAAACGGCCCTTCTGCCGTGTTCTCTGTCCTCTGGGTGCATTCTGGGGGCTGGCAGGAAAGGCCTCGGTTTTCAGGATGAGGGTTGATTCGTCATGCGTGAAGTGTGACAAATGCATGTCCGTCTGTCCGGTGGATATCGCTATCTATAAGGAACCGAACTCAGCGGAATGCATCAGGTGCGGCAAATGTATTGATGTGTGTCCTGTGAACGCTATACATCATGACACCCGGAAACGGGGTGGAAGCTGA
- a CDS encoding redoxin domain-containing protein, protein MVVYEKFSDYLWIPLILIFLFPIIMYSGSHYTVDDSQVIQGPLVVGREALDSLISLNEGKPIIVNFWAVWCTPCVGELPHIDEVYRSMEGDIAAIAVDLGDPELETLLNFREGFKLSMPVVWLNESDAALLKDEWHLSNVLPITVVFDSEGTEITRAAGVRDESFFRNAVSGSLMPDTSDEHHDEELELHINVVGFSADTLTDILMDRAVELAGEEGVDFYDPSIPSDSLEIEAMHLPNSAYPYAQPCIGAACGRPAGTPDELQQVVENLSN, encoded by the coding sequence ATGGTTGTGTATGAGAAGTTCAGTGATTATCTCTGGATTCCCCTGATTCTGATTTTTCTGTTCCCGATTATCATGTACAGCGGCAGCCATTATACTGTGGATGACAGTCAGGTTATTCAGGGGCCGCTTGTAGTGGGCAGGGAAGCTCTGGACAGCCTTATTTCACTGAACGAAGGGAAACCGATTATTGTGAATTTCTGGGCTGTATGGTGTACTCCATGTGTGGGGGAATTGCCCCACATTGATGAGGTTTACAGATCCATGGAAGGTGATATAGCGGCTATTGCGGTTGATCTGGGTGATCCGGAACTGGAAACTCTGCTGAATTTCCGCGAAGGATTCAAACTCTCAATGCCTGTAGTCTGGCTTAACGAAAGCGATGCAGCACTGTTGAAGGATGAATGGCACCTTTCGAACGTTCTTCCCATAACTGTTGTATTCGATTCGGAGGGTACTGAGATTACAAGGGCGGCCGGAGTAAGGGATGAAAGCTTTTTCAGGAATGCTGTTTCAGGGTCTTTAATGCCGGATACTTCTGATGAACATCATGATGAAGAACTGGAACTGCACATCAACGTTGTGGGATTCTCTGCAGACACTCTTACAGATATACTGATGGACAGGGCTGTTGAGCTTGCAGGTGAGGAAGGCGTGGATTTTTACGACCCATCCATACCATCGGACAGCCTGGAAATCGAAGCGATGCACCTTCCGAATTCCGCATATCCATACGCCCAGCCGTGTATAGGTGCAGCATGCGGAAGGCCTGCGGGAACTCCTGATGAGCTTCAGCAGGTGGTTGAGAATCTGTCCAATTGA
- a CDS encoding glycosyltransferase produces the protein MSSPAVSVLLPFKNAEKYLDSALASIAGQTFGDFEVVLVNDESVDSSVRIVEECCSRDSRFVLVNSAGTGLVDALNTGLERCRGTWIARMDADDISLPERIEKQLRLAVSMGSRTVVSCKVHSFPDEDVTRGYRLYENWLNNLIEPEEIEKNLFIESPVPHPSAFYHRRSILAEGGYTERELPEDYELWLRLWSRGYRFARVPEVLLRWRDRADRLSRTSRAYSLTSFYKLKAKYLEYVPCMSGKKIFVAGSGQTARRLGKCLQDNGFYIEAFIDPSESRQGERLRGRPVKGAGEFSARPDVPVVIASRLPGARKSIMEFLSGLGFIEWKNFVACS, from the coding sequence TTGAGCTCACCCGCTGTTTCAGTTCTGCTACCATTTAAAAACGCGGAAAAGTACCTCGACAGTGCTCTTGCATCAATTGCGGGGCAGACTTTCGGAGATTTTGAAGTGGTACTTGTTAACGATGAATCGGTGGATTCGTCTGTCCGGATTGTGGAAGAATGCTGTTCAAGGGATTCACGGTTCGTACTTGTTAATTCTGCCGGTACCGGACTGGTGGACGCTCTGAATACCGGGTTGGAAAGATGCAGGGGAACCTGGATCGCGAGGATGGATGCGGACGATATCTCACTGCCGGAGCGAATCGAGAAACAGTTACGGCTTGCCGTATCGATGGGATCTCGTACTGTTGTGTCCTGCAAGGTTCACAGTTTCCCTGATGAGGATGTTACCCGTGGCTACAGGCTTTATGAAAACTGGCTGAACAATCTGATAGAGCCTGAAGAGATAGAGAAAAACCTGTTCATAGAAAGCCCTGTGCCTCATCCCAGCGCCTTTTACCATAGACGGAGCATTCTCGCGGAGGGTGGCTATACCGAAAGGGAACTGCCCGAGGATTACGAATTGTGGCTCCGACTATGGAGCAGGGGCTACAGGTTCGCGCGTGTACCTGAAGTTCTACTCAGATGGAGGGACAGGGCAGACAGGCTTTCACGGACCAGCAGAGCTTATTCCCTTACAAGTTTCTACAAGCTCAAGGCGAAGTACCTTGAATATGTACCATGTATGTCCGGTAAAAAAATATTCGTGGCTGGAAGCGGTCAGACAGCCAGGAGGCTGGGAAAATGTCTGCAGGATAACGGATTTTATATTGAAGCTTTCATCGATCCATCAGAGAGCAGGCAGGGAGAGAGGTTGCGTGGGAGACCTGTGAAGGGCGCCGGGGAGTTTTCAGCAAGACCTGACGTGCCTGTAGTAATAGCTTCAAGGCTCCCCGGAGCAAGGAAATCCATAATGGAATTCCTCAGCGGACTGGGCTTTATCGAGTGGAAGAATTTTGTTGCCTGCTCATGA
- a CDS encoding STAS domain-containing protein — MKIKQEMKGDILLIALSGKVIGGPELMEVKDVFQKAVDQDKKKIVLNLGKVNWMDSSGLGVIVSGHTTLSRAGGALKILNATKKIHELFIITKLITIFDTYSDEQKALDSFGE; from the coding sequence TTGAAGATCAAACAAGAAATGAAGGGTGATATTCTCCTTATTGCTCTTTCCGGCAAAGTCATCGGTGGCCCTGAGCTTATGGAAGTAAAGGATGTATTCCAGAAAGCTGTTGACCAGGATAAAAAGAAGATCGTTCTTAATCTTGGAAAAGTGAACTGGATGGACAGTTCCGGTCTGGGAGTAATTGTATCCGGCCATACTACCCTTTCAAGAGCAGGCGGAGCTCTTAAAATTCTGAATGCCACGAAGAAAATCCACGAATTGTTCATCATCACAAAACTGATTACGATCTTCGATACATATTCTGATGAACAGAAAGCGTTGGATAGTTTCGGGGAATGA
- a CDS encoding ATP-binding protein has product MTVRPIEMRFPSDANVLEPLQLIIEAIGRSAEVSENDLSSLSIAVVELAKNAMEHGNRNDPEKTVTISFNILPNRIRFLIDDEGEWEPEKALGFNPGDGEELLSTRGRGILIARNLAKWVEFGLTPEGKTRVTLIWPLT; this is encoded by the coding sequence ATGACTGTGCGCCCGATAGAGATGCGCTTTCCCAGTGATGCGAATGTGCTTGAACCTCTCCAGCTGATAATCGAAGCTATAGGGAGATCTGCGGAAGTTTCAGAGAATGATCTGTCTTCCCTGTCAATTGCGGTTGTTGAACTGGCTAAGAACGCTATGGAACACGGAAACAGAAACGATCCGGAAAAGACAGTTACTATCAGTTTCAATATCTTACCTAACAGAATCCGGTTTTTGATAGATGATGAGGGAGAATGGGAACCTGAAAAGGCTCTAGGCTTCAATCCGGGAGATGGAGAAGAACTTCTTTCTACAAGGGGGAGAGGAATTCTTATTGCCCGGAACCTTGCCAAATGGGTTGAGTTCGGTCTTACTCCGGAAGGAAAGACGAGGGTTACTCTTATCTGGCCTCTGACCTGA
- a CDS encoding SpoIIE family protein phosphatase has protein sequence MNSFTLSVVFEARELPGGIRDILKTDVQLLIPPRWADEIQISRSDIHVSDALLLVINGPLSPELRSIYYNCFRHSIPVAGICFIKEPEDDNAVQELVKNSLCWTFSSANEGRELLRNQVQDWLRSLNRESFPYPEGRELLESYGDIDVLSVDSDSFDKAREVVKRRGFVCLSGSLGAGKTTISRKLLVEASLDGLNPIEIITRDLNFREVVQLLTGSEDCAVFLDIDTLRRIVDIYPSRLWSTILSLIIRATESRHRLILATSSPEITRIFDSYDDAHVKLPEPSTDRRWRLEQGREALIWFRELPSLDKAELLLLAAFDPVVAEAVFKRILFRLLERLIVQENKRFPSSEELEEFYSRSLAARGADPFRRICGSGEVYITGSDSVRMWAIDRGIRELLEEDAQVIRAFVDTLLGSEESGVRRAGYFLAGFFKSLSDEVRAKLLLHVASERSWIVLTDVLNMLQSSAEHSDESIISMYRIMMEKGDIEVRIALAGTLGRQWVLESSAFGDLVHSVMTDPESRIRGQFLQDLTLWGMSEKGRKIYTDFLEDDSYSVRQALMMYIGSKFPTLETREFDVLNEVLADGNPVLMTALILGLLDRKLEGFNQEFNDLLLVLMDRLPPGGKGRMAWRIGARLRYFSSEVRESIRTDLSEEDILPVTRCMLMNYSSLDPEEKENLWELIYERIAFSRAFASMVLRYYTIMETEIRRDLLIAVLISDHHEGREALSQLICLGRTDLIEASVELIEGIIEACVFKKRAALPFFVLWNSSDLGDTVSDLTAEFRMDSSSYIRKSLVNAIRDLGLKTDDTSDVLRQLAHDKKRVVRASVALTLGEFESGESEDIDPILNELLDDKDSYVRHSALSGLLENVSISPEKLLPVMIKAFDDSAADVRLEAVSGLRKHPELYSTSNIDVKLADRFADPDRNVRMEVIKLITETPGLLASETIRNRMPDILLNRLSTGNAISEELIMARKIQLDLLPDSPPNAEGYDIEIFYRPAREVGGDYYDFFHLPDRNLGLAIADVTGKGIPAALTMAGLKGTLKAHVQSIYSISEIIQKVNESSVLDEGDPIMTGLFYGVLALDTGQLTYVNAGHNPPLLVKRKGKSRWLYKGGLILGLSTVAEYEHGTVKLESGDVLVLYTDGLTEAMNSSGLEFGTERLNKTVRENRDLSAQKISGGILDAVNSHSKGSPQGDDQTLVVLKYR, from the coding sequence GTGAACAGTTTCACTCTTTCAGTAGTATTCGAAGCCAGGGAACTGCCCGGGGGTATCCGGGATATTCTCAAAACGGACGTTCAGCTTCTTATACCTCCCAGATGGGCCGATGAAATTCAGATCTCTCGATCGGATATACATGTTTCAGACGCTCTGCTTCTTGTAATCAACGGACCACTTTCTCCCGAACTCAGAAGCATCTATTATAATTGCTTCCGGCATAGTATCCCGGTTGCCGGGATATGTTTCATAAAGGAACCGGAGGATGATAACGCGGTTCAGGAACTTGTAAAAAACTCTCTATGCTGGACTTTCTCTTCCGCTAACGAAGGCAGGGAACTCCTTCGTAATCAGGTTCAAGACTGGCTTCGTAGCTTGAACCGGGAATCATTTCCCTATCCTGAGGGCAGAGAACTGCTTGAATCCTACGGTGACATCGATGTGCTTTCCGTAGACAGTGATTCTTTTGATAAAGCAAGAGAAGTTGTAAAACGGCGCGGATTCGTGTGTCTAAGCGGTTCCCTTGGCGCTGGAAAGACAACCATTTCGAGAAAGCTGCTGGTTGAAGCCTCTCTGGACGGTCTTAATCCTATTGAAATAATCACAAGAGACCTGAACTTCAGGGAAGTTGTGCAGCTTCTTACAGGTTCTGAGGACTGTGCTGTTTTCCTTGATATCGATACTCTCAGGAGAATTGTGGATATCTATCCTTCACGTCTGTGGTCAACGATTCTCTCCCTGATTATCAGGGCAACGGAATCCAGGCACAGGCTGATACTGGCGACATCATCTCCGGAGATCACCAGGATTTTTGATTCGTACGATGATGCCCATGTCAAACTCCCGGAACCTTCAACCGATCGAAGATGGAGACTGGAACAGGGCAGGGAGGCTCTGATATGGTTCCGTGAACTGCCTTCCCTCGATAAAGCTGAGCTTCTTCTACTGGCGGCCTTCGACCCTGTTGTTGCCGAAGCGGTATTCAAACGGATTCTCTTCAGGCTTTTAGAAAGGCTCATTGTACAGGAGAACAAGAGGTTTCCATCCAGTGAAGAGCTGGAAGAGTTCTACAGCAGATCCCTTGCCGCCAGAGGCGCAGATCCATTCAGAAGAATATGCGGAAGCGGTGAAGTTTATATCACCGGTAGTGATTCGGTAAGAATGTGGGCCATAGACAGAGGAATTCGCGAGCTTCTTGAGGAAGATGCTCAGGTCATCCGCGCTTTTGTGGATACATTGCTAGGGAGTGAGGAATCGGGCGTTAGAAGGGCCGGGTACTTCCTTGCCGGCTTCTTTAAAAGCCTCTCCGATGAAGTGCGGGCGAAGCTTCTTCTTCACGTCGCATCCGAGAGATCCTGGATCGTTCTCACTGATGTTCTAAACATGCTCCAAAGCTCCGCAGAGCATTCAGATGAGTCGATAATAAGCATGTACAGGATAATGATGGAGAAGGGTGATATAGAAGTAAGAATTGCCTTGGCCGGAACTCTCGGGAGGCAGTGGGTTCTTGAGTCGTCTGCGTTCGGTGATCTGGTGCATTCGGTGATGACTGATCCCGAATCGAGAATAAGGGGGCAGTTCCTTCAGGATCTGACTCTCTGGGGAATGTCAGAGAAAGGCAGGAAGATCTATACAGACTTCCTGGAGGACGATTCTTACTCCGTCCGGCAGGCCCTGATGATGTACATAGGCAGCAAGTTTCCAACTCTTGAAACCAGGGAATTCGACGTGCTGAACGAGGTTCTGGCGGACGGTAATCCAGTGTTGATGACTGCCCTTATTCTGGGACTTCTTGACAGAAAGCTTGAAGGGTTCAACCAGGAATTCAACGACCTTCTTCTGGTTCTTATGGACCGGCTCCCTCCAGGAGGTAAGGGCAGGATGGCCTGGAGGATAGGAGCCAGACTGAGGTATTTCAGCAGTGAAGTGAGGGAATCCATCAGAACCGATCTGTCAGAGGAAGATATTCTTCCAGTCACGCGGTGCATGCTGATGAACTATTCCTCCCTTGATCCGGAGGAGAAAGAGAACCTCTGGGAGCTTATTTACGAACGGATCGCGTTCAGCAGGGCATTCGCCAGCATGGTTCTGCGATACTACACCATCATGGAAACTGAAATAAGAAGAGACCTTCTGATCGCAGTTCTGATCTCCGATCACCATGAGGGAAGGGAGGCTCTCAGCCAGCTTATTTGCCTCGGCAGGACAGATCTTATAGAAGCGTCCGTTGAGCTGATCGAAGGTATAATTGAAGCCTGTGTATTTAAGAAAAGAGCCGCTCTTCCGTTCTTCGTACTCTGGAACAGCAGTGATCTGGGGGATACCGTATCCGATCTGACAGCTGAATTCAGGATGGATTCCTCCTCATATATCCGAAAATCGCTGGTGAATGCGATCCGTGACCTTGGACTCAAGACCGATGATACTTCAGACGTTCTCAGGCAACTGGCGCACGATAAAAAGCGGGTTGTGAGGGCATCTGTCGCCCTTACCCTGGGGGAGTTTGAAAGTGGTGAATCGGAAGATATTGATCCGATTCTGAACGAATTGTTAGATGACAAAGATTCCTATGTACGCCACAGCGCTCTCAGCGGTCTGCTCGAAAACGTTTCCATATCCCCGGAGAAGCTGCTTCCAGTAATGATAAAAGCTTTTGATGATTCTGCCGCAGATGTGCGACTGGAGGCCGTCAGCGGCCTGAGAAAACATCCGGAGCTGTATTCAACGTCGAATATCGATGTGAAGCTAGCTGACAGGTTCGCTGATCCGGATAGAAACGTTCGAATGGAAGTGATAAAACTGATTACCGAAACTCCCGGACTTCTGGCTTCGGAAACCATCAGGAACAGAATGCCTGACATTCTTCTTAACAGGCTCTCAACCGGAAACGCCATATCGGAGGAACTGATTATGGCGAGGAAGATACAGCTTGACCTGCTTCCGGATAGTCCTCCAAATGCTGAGGGTTACGATATAGAGATTTTTTATAGACCGGCAAGAGAAGTGGGAGGGGACTACTACGATTTCTTTCACCTCCCTGATCGTAACCTTGGACTTGCAATTGCCGATGTAACCGGAAAAGGCATCCCGGCAGCGTTGACCATGGCCGGACTGAAGGGTACTCTGAAAGCACATGTTCAAAGTATCTATTCCATCAGCGAGATCATTCAGAAGGTTAATGAATCCTCCGTTCTTGACGAGGGTGATCCTATTATGACCGGTCTTTTCTACGGTGTCCTGGCTCTTGACACGGGCCAGTTGACATACGTTAATGCCGGACATAATCCTCCGCTTCTTGTAAAGAGGAAGGGGAAATCCCGATGGCTTTACAAGGGCGGACTGATTCTGGGTCTTTCTACCGTGGCGGAATACGAGCACGGAACAGTAAAACTTGAATCCGGTGATGTGCTTGTCCTGTACACCGACGGGCTGACGGAAGCCATGAATTCGTCAGGTTTGGAATTCGGCACAGAGAGGCTTAATAAAACTGTTCGGGAAAACCGTGACCTGTCAGCTCAAAAGATCTCAGGCGGGATACTGGATGCTGTTAACTCCCATTCAAAAGGTTCGCCACAGGGTGATGATCAGACTCTAGTGGTCTTAAAATACAGATGA
- a CDS encoding SAM-dependent chlorinase/fluorinase produces MNRVVFLLSDFGVSDTYVAQMKAVILSMSSDRISIIDLTHDIKAGSVTEGAFHLYVSRKVIPAGSVVVAVVDPGVGTVRGGVVCEVEGTHYVGPDNGLFGLLPSGNCWRLPDHPGGSSNTFHGRDVFAPAGARLILDPGWVQYLEPVDTEKLVPLEIETPSRNDDGLKVTVAHIDRFGNAVLWLSTSAACGFHPSELRLPDGRIESIKEVSTYADNPGILYLQGSQGFMEIAVSRGSASELLGLTIGNRILLRERKR; encoded by the coding sequence ATGAACAGAGTTGTGTTTCTGCTTTCCGACTTTGGAGTATCGGATACATACGTTGCTCAGATGAAGGCTGTGATACTCTCGATGTCCTCAGATCGTATCTCAATAATCGACCTTACGCATGATATAAAGGCTGGTTCAGTAACCGAAGGCGCTTTCCATCTTTACGTTTCCCGGAAAGTTATCCCGGCCGGTTCAGTAGTAGTAGCAGTGGTTGATCCGGGAGTGGGGACGGTTCGCGGGGGAGTGGTCTGCGAAGTGGAGGGCACTCACTATGTCGGGCCTGATAATGGTCTTTTCGGCCTTCTTCCCTCAGGCAATTGCTGGAGGCTGCCTGATCATCCTGGTGGATCCAGCAATACGTTTCATGGAAGGGATGTTTTCGCTCCGGCAGGCGCGAGGTTGATTCTCGATCCCGGATGGGTGCAATATCTGGAACCGGTTGATACTGAAAAACTTGTTCCATTAGAAATTGAGACACCTTCTCGGAACGACGACGGGCTGAAAGTAACTGTTGCTCATATAGACAGATTCGGTAATGCTGTTCTCTGGTTATCCACATCCGCCGCATGTGGATTTCATCCATCTGAACTGCGGCTTCCCGACGGCAGGATCGAATCCATAAAAGAGGTTTCAACTTACGCTGATAATCCTGGTATTCTATATCTTCAGGGCAGTCAAGGCTTTATGGAAATCGCTGTAAGTCGCGGAAGTGCTTCCGAACTTCTGGGACTGACCATAGGGAACAGGATTTTGCTTAGGGAGCGAAAAAGATGA